A genome region from Jeotgalibacillus aurantiacus includes the following:
- a CDS encoding methylmalonyl-CoA mutase family protein, which yields MNNRDTTFPVHSLQDWEKSAEAALKGKPLHSIHKKTIDGIHINPLYTERPEIPENHPARTWKSESGFKITQRVNGLHPDVALNRLKSELEKGTEVLSAERFEHWTAADAEKSLNLMENPNVYLILDEKAIGWHEAILSSAKQIEGVFGINAHSALTGDKKDGNWFKPWVQLDESHPVLRTIPLTAVRWHNEGAGIVQELAVVLAQAAEWIEIAESFGWDPQKTFSKMHASFSTGSAFFSEIAKIRAFRVLWKHFVSYYGMDQAITIGSETSAFTKSSQDQHVNLLRAGNEAFAAVLAGVDYLYTAPYEQSADPSPQASRAARNLQLILKEEMFLQHIQDPAGGSYYIEHLTKELAEKAWEMFCDMQKRGSYSDLVKDGWLEKKVDEIWSKRDQNVRTRKTTIVGMNRYAELSKNATPADNRRTIGQSWDQLIRRVQQEKTRSVSLVTMGELKDYKPRADFVKGVFAAAGVKVDENDHKADVLIACGSNDIYKEHLTNLLSEKNRHQKLFAAGNVQDVYPDLDGSVYEGLDMIDFLEKVLFEGEGEEENA from the coding sequence ATGAACAACAGGGATACAACTTTTCCGGTCCACTCATTGCAGGACTGGGAAAAGAGTGCAGAAGCGGCGCTCAAGGGGAAACCGCTTCACAGCATACATAAAAAGACCATTGATGGGATTCATATTAATCCTTTATATACAGAACGACCGGAGATACCTGAGAACCATCCGGCCAGAACGTGGAAAAGTGAGTCAGGGTTTAAAATCACGCAGCGTGTGAATGGACTCCATCCAGACGTGGCATTAAACAGGCTGAAGAGTGAGCTTGAAAAAGGCACAGAAGTCCTATCAGCTGAACGCTTTGAGCATTGGACGGCTGCTGATGCAGAAAAATCGCTGAATCTGATGGAAAACCCGAACGTTTACCTGATTTTAGACGAAAAAGCTATCGGCTGGCATGAAGCCATTCTTTCGTCAGCTAAACAAATTGAAGGTGTTTTCGGAATCAATGCACATTCTGCCTTAACTGGAGATAAGAAGGACGGGAACTGGTTTAAACCGTGGGTTCAACTTGATGAATCTCATCCTGTACTGAGAACGATTCCTTTAACAGCTGTGCGCTGGCATAACGAGGGAGCAGGTATTGTACAGGAATTAGCTGTTGTGCTCGCGCAGGCAGCTGAATGGATAGAGATAGCTGAATCTTTTGGATGGGATCCACAGAAAACCTTCTCAAAAATGCACGCGTCATTTTCAACAGGATCCGCCTTTTTCAGTGAAATTGCTAAAATCAGGGCGTTCCGGGTGTTATGGAAGCATTTCGTTTCCTATTATGGGATGGATCAGGCAATCACGATTGGCAGTGAGACTTCTGCTTTTACAAAGAGCTCTCAGGATCAGCACGTCAATCTTTTAAGAGCGGGTAATGAAGCTTTTGCAGCCGTTCTTGCCGGCGTGGATTATTTGTATACGGCACCATACGAGCAATCTGCAGACCCTTCTCCTCAAGCTTCCCGGGCCGCAAGAAATCTCCAGCTCATTTTGAAAGAGGAAATGTTCCTGCAGCACATCCAGGATCCGGCTGGCGGGTCTTACTATATTGAACATCTGACGAAGGAGCTGGCGGAAAAAGCGTGGGAGATGTTTTGTGATATGCAAAAACGCGGCAGCTATTCTGACCTCGTGAAAGACGGCTGGCTGGAGAAAAAAGTGGATGAAATCTGGTCAAAGAGAGACCAGAATGTGAGAACGCGCAAAACAACGATTGTCGGCATGAACCGCTATGCCGAGTTATCGAAAAATGCGACCCCTGCAGACAACAGACGTACCATCGGTCAGTCTTGGGATCAATTAATCAGACGGGTTCAGCAGGAAAAGACCAGATCTGTTTCCCTCGTAACAATGGGAGAGTTAAAAGACTATAAACCACGGGCAGACTTTGTAAAAGGTGTATTTGCAGCTGCCGGAGTTAAAGTGGACGAAAATGATCATAAAGCGGATGTCCTCATTGCCTGTGGCAGTAATGACATTTACAAAGAGCATTTAACAAACCTTTTAAGCGAGAAGAACCGACATCAGAAGCTCTTTGCTGCTGGGAATGTTCAGGATGTTTATCCTGATCTCGACGGTTCCGTCTATGAAGGTCTTGATATGATTGACTTTCTTGAAAAGGTTTTATTTGAAGGGGAAGGAGAGGAAGAGAATGCCTGA